A stretch of DNA from Ricinus communis isolate WT05 ecotype wild-type chromosome 4, ASM1957865v1, whole genome shotgun sequence:
TcacatattatcaaattccaCCACTAGGCACTACGGTTACTCTGAGTTTGATGTTTACTCCTCATACAATACAATTATATATTGTACAGCTAACAGTCAACAAATCTAACAATCAGACCCAAACTAATCCAGCCCCATTACAACTTCGATTAATGAACTTATTCAATTCAATCATATCCTTAAtcgataaaaataaataaacaactcGAGTGGActaaagagaagaaaagaaaagaaaagaaaactaagctAAATTGCAGCCAGCATCTGAATACAAACTATCTAAACAACTCGAGGCCATTATAACATTATCATCGAAGTCTGTCCGACTGCCAACCAACTATGACTcggaaataaaataaggaactCATGAACAGGAGGACTATTTAAGGCAGTCCAGAACCTACCATTTCCATAATTGGCTTTGGGACCATTTCCTAAAACATTAGAGCCACAGTTGAAGAGGGAGAGGCAACCATctcaataataatatgataacgtgaatttttttaagatatgaTATATGCTAGGAACTCACAAGATCATAGATGAaccaaaaaaaacaaaaaagagaagaaagaaaatacaaaatgGAAGGACGAAGGAGTAACCTTCCTTTGAGGCCACACTTCTGGTAGACCACATCTATATTTGCATCCCTCTGTGTACAATCCGATTTTGTTGATTTGACTGACATCACCCTGTAATGGCAGGGTAGCTTCTATACATGAATTGGATTATTGGCATATACTAAAGATGATGGCATTCTACAAGTGCTCCCATAGATCATCTCAGgctttcttgaatttttaccAACCCAATCTATTCCTTTTCATGATTGTCTATTCCTCACAAAATGTTCCTTTATCACTATATCCTCTTTGTGTAGAGAATTATCCCTTTGATCTTTGGTAGAATTACTAGGAATGTGGAGAACACTCTGATAAAATATCACAATCTCCTCAATAACTGTCACGTGCTACTCAAAGAAAGCAAAGGATCATCTGGCGGCTGTAAGCACTCTTCTGGGTTGGAATAAAAGTAATCCTCCTCTTTTGGCCTATCCGGGATCACCAACCTCTTCATCGGGTTCCCCATCCTTTCTGCATGTGCTTGTTTTACAGCATAAGAAAACTCATCCCAACTCAGCGAACCATTAGTGTATCTGTCTATAAGATCAACCAAATGCCTTCTTTCCAGTAAAATTGTCTTCTTGAACCCAAGGTATCTGAAGAAGCATCAGATGTAACAGAATTTAAGATGGCATGGCGATGGaaagattttcaagaaatgtACCTCAGTTGAAATGATAGTTGTTCCAAGATAAAAATCTATATTTGGTAATGGTTTCACAGCCAGAATAAAAAGATCTGACTCGATTAAGGGGCATAGtcaattttctttcctctGATAGAGACAGAAAATTGGAGTCTTAAAACTGGAAGGATGTGAATTCcaaaactatttatataaacCCAAAAGAACCACTAAATTAGTGTAGAAATTACAAACAACGTAGCATATATAAGTATAATAATGAACAAACAAAAGTAAACTAGTAACAGAAAGATACCTCCTGTGGCCTTCAACAACTTTAGCCATGTTTCCATCATATGTTGGGACAAAAATATCACTCTCCAAAGAAACAAGATAATCTAATGCTGCCATCTGGGATGAGTGATTCTGAAAAAACCTAAGGTCTAATGGTTCCAACAGGGTTTCCTTTCTGACCTGTATAACAAAACCAAAAGGAACCATAAATAAAGGAAAGCAACCAATAGATAACAAGATTTAAGCAGCTGACACCAGTTTGAAGCTACAAACCAGTTTGGGAAAAGCTGCCGCAAGACTTGCCATTCTCCTATCTCCACCATAAATTTCACCTGCTGCAATGTAAATCTGCATATCTGGATCAATGTCCAATGCCCTCAATGTAAGAGCTGTTTCCTCTGGTGTCAAAGGGCATAAACCATCTTTCCTTTTCAAGtcagaatttattattttctctttccaCCAAGGATAAGCATATCTGTTTAGATAAGAAAATTGCTTACAGACTGAGCATCGGAATAATATTTAAGGCTGCTGGtaccaaattcataaaaaaattgcataacTCACCTCATTCTTGTTAATTCTTCTACCTCCTCATTGTTACAACCCTGGGTACAGCCAGAAAAGGCCAACATGTCCATTTCATATCTAAGATGAAGGACTAAAAATGGACCATTTTGCCTAAGAAGCTTTATAACTCTTTTGCCCAGCTCCTCTATCTGAGAGGTAAATCTCAAAGCACTAAAATTCACACGGCAACGCAACTTCT
This window harbors:
- the LOC8264674 gene encoding rhamnogalacturonan I rhamnosyltransferase 1 isoform X1, encoding MCRIERSERKSSEMGIGKGGVEKVKGNSGITSSSSRSKMKMWMIRATTSVLLWTCIVQLTTIGEMWGPRVLKGWPSCFSHESAASALEENNLPVRVLPPKRVYKNNGYLMVSCNGGLNQMRAAICDMVAIARYLNVTLIVPELDKASFWADPSEFQDIFDVDHFITSLRDEVRILKELPPRLKRRVELGITYTMAPISWSDISYYHIQILPLIQKYKVLHLNRTDARLANNHQPLEIQKLRCRVNFSALRFTSQIEELGKRVIKLLRQNGPFLVLHLRYEMDMLAFSGCTQGCNNEEVEELTRMRYAYPWWKEKIINSDLKRKDGLCPLTPEETALTLRALDIDPDMQIYIAAGEIYGGDRRMASLAAAFPKLVRKETLLEPLDLRFFQNHSSQMAALDYLVSLESDIFVPTYDGNMAKVVEGHRRYLGFKKTILLERRHLVDLIDRYTNGSLSWDEFSYAVKQAHAERMGNPMKRLVIPDRPKEEDYFYSNPEECLQPPDDPLLSLSST